One part of the Quercus lobata isolate SW786 chromosome 7, ValleyOak3.0 Primary Assembly, whole genome shotgun sequence genome encodes these proteins:
- the LOC115952151 gene encoding uncharacterized protein LOC115952151 has protein sequence MVRATDSPFTAAVLDCPVPSKFRLPQLEPFDGLKDPQDHLNTFKTTLGLQQLPDEILCRSFPTTLKGAAREWFTKLPNSSIDNFDQLSSAFLRHFIGGQRPRRPVDYLLTIRQGEKETLRSYVKRFTRETLEVDEADDKVQLTTFKAGLRSRDLVASLAKNPPKTMAEMLLKAQKYMNAEDALAAIKDAERLGDKSKGEDDRRGQKRDRPERRNNDGNRRRDDKNPRQRPRSQHRRMQRPEGSNRGINTERKVTEICKERRTWQVQKRQQDPTRILYSG, from the exons ATGGTAAGGGCTACAGATTCGCCCTTCACTGCAGCAGTACTTGATTGCCCTGTGCCGTCAAAGTTTCGCCTGCCTCAATTAGAGCCATTCGACGGACTCAAGGACCCTCaggatcatcttaatacctttaagacgaCTCTGGGTCTCCAGCAGCTACCTGACGAGATATTGTGTCGTTCCTTCCCTacgactctcaaaggagctgcaagggAGTGGTTTACTAAGTTACCAAACTCGTCCATAGACAACTTCGATCAGCTGAGTAGTGCTTTTTTGCGCCACTTCATAGGAGGACAACGCCCAAGGAGACCAGTAGATTATTTACTCACCATAAGACAGGGAGAGAAGGAGACTCTGAGGTCATATGTCAAGCGATTCACACGGGAAACTCTGGAAGTGGACGAAGCTGATGATAAGGTTcagctgacgaccttcaaagcagggTTGAGATCCAGAGACCTTGTGGCCTCTCTTGCAAAAAACCCCCCGAAGACAATGGCTGAGATGCTTCTGAAGGCACAAAAGTATATGAACGCGGAAGATGCTCTAGCTGCCATAAAAGATGCTGAGAGACTAGGGGACAAGTCCAAAGGAGAAGACGACCGCAGAgggcaaaagagagacagaCCAGAACGTCGGAACAACGACGGGAATAGAAGGAGAGACGACAAAAATCCTCGTCAG AGACCACGGTCACAACACAGAAGAATGCAGAGACCTGAAGGATCAAATAGAGGAATTAATACAGAAAGGAAAGTTAcagaaatatgtaaagaaaggaGAACATGGCAAGTTCAGAAACGACAACAGGACCCAACACGAATCCTTTACTCGGGATGA